A window of Marinobacter salarius contains these coding sequences:
- a CDS encoding NADP(H)-dependent aldo-keto reductase: protein MKTRKLGRTDIDVSEICLGTMTWGEQNTEQQAFEQLDLATSEGINFIDAAEMYPVPPRAETQGLTERYLGNWLAKRGRRDDLVIASKVAGPGNGLGYLRDGPRLTRDHIRQACEDSLRRLKTDYIDLYQVHWPDRNANFFGKLGYRHSVDEQATPIEETLGTLAELVKEGKVRHVGISNETPWGTNEYLRLAREHDWPRVVSVQNPYNLLNRTFEVGMAEIACREQVGLLAYSPLAFGMLSGKYLDGKRPEGARMTLFERFTRYTSGRGAEATRAYVDLAASHGLSPVQMALAYVTSRDFVTSNIIGATTLEQLRENLGSASVSLSEEVLGEIENLNQVYTYPCP from the coding sequence ATGAAAACCCGCAAGCTCGGCAGGACCGACATTGATGTAAGCGAGATTTGCCTGGGCACCATGACCTGGGGCGAGCAAAATACCGAACAGCAAGCGTTTGAGCAGCTGGACCTGGCCACCTCCGAGGGCATTAATTTCATCGATGCCGCGGAGATGTACCCGGTGCCCCCGCGGGCTGAAACCCAGGGCCTCACGGAAAGGTATCTGGGCAACTGGCTGGCGAAGCGGGGCCGTCGCGACGATCTGGTGATTGCTTCCAAAGTGGCGGGGCCGGGTAATGGACTGGGTTACCTCCGGGATGGCCCGCGCCTGACCCGGGACCATATTCGTCAGGCCTGTGAAGACAGCCTGCGCCGGCTCAAGACCGATTATATCGACCTCTATCAGGTGCACTGGCCGGATCGTAACGCCAATTTCTTTGGCAAGCTGGGGTACCGGCACAGTGTGGACGAACAGGCTACCCCCATTGAAGAGACACTGGGCACACTGGCGGAGCTGGTCAAGGAAGGCAAAGTCCGCCACGTAGGAATCTCCAACGAAACCCCATGGGGAACGAACGAATACCTCAGGCTGGCCCGGGAGCATGACTGGCCCAGGGTGGTCAGCGTCCAGAACCCCTATAACCTGCTCAACCGCACGTTTGAGGTGGGAATGGCGGAAATTGCCTGCCGTGAACAGGTTGGTCTGCTCGCGTACTCCCCGCTGGCCTTCGGCATGCTCTCTGGCAAGTATCTTGATGGCAAGCGCCCGGAAGGCGCCAGGATGACCTTGTTTGAGCGCTTCACCCGTTACACCAGCGGTCGTGGTGCCGAGGCGACCCGAGCCTACGTAGACCTGGCGGCCAGCCACGGGCTGTCACCGGTACAGATGGCGCTGGCGTACGTGACCAGCCGTGATTTCGTTACCAGCAACATTATTGGGGCCACGACGCTTGAGCAGCTTCGTGAAAACCTGGGGTCAGCGTCGGTGTCCCTGAGCGAAGAGGTGCTTGGGGAGATAGAGAACCTTAACCAGGTGTACACCTACCCCTGCCCTTAA
- a CDS encoding lysophospholipid acyltransferase family protein codes for MERIRLTTRLALFTGFMGLTATLAGTLLLIEALFRCRIDRAPFARICFNGASRCLGFRMSTQGTFSNKPVLYVSNHISWSDIPVLGGQVPLRFLSKAEVGRWPVIGWLATQAGTLFIQRGSGKAGQARREITNTLLSGQSVLVFPEGTTTAGVTVLPFHSRLLHAAADAGVDIQPLSIGYLRNGRPDHLAPFIGDDEFQHHLIRMLRQPAVEVGVIAHPVVTIDNSTDLADVTRDLRQTVHEGLRQIQEGRLSDQASDGPTAIAGPEL; via the coding sequence ATGGAACGGATACGCCTGACCACAAGACTGGCACTCTTTACCGGCTTTATGGGCCTGACGGCAACACTAGCCGGCACCCTGTTACTGATTGAGGCCCTGTTCCGCTGCCGGATCGACCGAGCGCCCTTCGCCCGCATTTGCTTCAATGGGGCAAGCCGCTGCCTTGGGTTTCGCATGTCCACGCAGGGTACCTTCAGCAACAAGCCCGTGCTCTACGTCAGCAACCACATCTCCTGGTCGGACATCCCTGTACTTGGCGGACAGGTGCCCCTGCGCTTTCTGTCCAAAGCGGAAGTCGGCCGCTGGCCGGTGATCGGTTGGCTGGCCACGCAGGCGGGCACACTGTTCATTCAACGCGGCAGTGGCAAAGCCGGTCAGGCTCGCCGCGAAATTACCAACACCTTATTGAGTGGGCAGTCGGTGCTGGTGTTTCCGGAAGGCACCACCACAGCAGGCGTGACGGTCCTGCCCTTTCATAGCCGCCTGCTGCACGCCGCGGCGGATGCGGGCGTGGACATACAGCCTCTCAGCATCGGTTACCTGAGAAACGGCCGCCCCGACCATTTGGCGCCATTTATTGGCGACGACGAGTTCCAGCATCATTTAATTCGCATGCTTCGCCAGCCAGCAGTCGAGGTCGGCGTTATCGCCCACCCGGTGGTGACTATCGATAACAGCACGGACCTGGCAGATGTAACGCGGGATTTGCGACAGACAGTACACGAAGGGTTGCGGCAGATTCAGGAGGGACGCCTTTCAGATCAGGCATCAGACGGGCCGACAGCGATTGCCGGCCCGGAGCTGTAA
- a CDS encoding acetyl-CoA hydrolase/transferase C-terminal domain-containing protein, with protein sequence MVEEQPVTLADSSACVDELIRRVGKRITLGLPLGLGKPIRFANALYQRAKDDPSIELHIVTALSLTAPGGSSSLEKRFMGPFAERLYGRIPELDYARDVIGQRLPENVRVSEFFFKAGSFLNNKDQQRNYVCTNYTHAVRDLMALGVNVVGQMVAPATEPDQKGYVSLSCNPDLSLDLLPLLRAREAAGTPVALVAETNSYLPFLGNDAAVETGQFDIVLEHAASDYPLFSAPQMSVSPEDHLIGFYASALLRDGGTLQVGIGSLGAALVHSAILRHRHNEHWKQVFDHLKVADRFPVVSEYGGTDVFEEGLYGCSEMMVDGFIYLMEAGVLTREVFDHAGLQTLINRGELTHSVSLDTLDVLRREQLIDSPLRARDVQWLCRYGILNPEVEFKGGRLRVGEQSLDPDLDSEEARSAIESLALGKSLTGGIVVHGGFFVGPEAFYQRLRDLAPRDRQRICMTSVNYINHLYDHAFGNQRLKAAQRVHGRFINSAMMHTLSGAAVSDGLDDGRVVSGVGGQYNFVAMAHELPGARSILTLRSTRKSGGETLSNIVFSYGHCTIPRHLRDIVITEYGIADLRGQSDEQVYLQLIRIADSRFQADLLKQAQKAGKVDASFRLPEHWCNNTPEAVGEAVKIAGDTDMFPAFPFGRDFTDEELRLGKALQTLKAATATRRGKLLTLWRAVKANDDDNRYQPLLERMSLDKPRSLKARLDRRLVIHGLNLTDTPPNTGNTNA encoded by the coding sequence ATGGTGGAGGAACAACCGGTAACGCTCGCAGACAGCAGCGCCTGTGTAGACGAGCTGATTCGCCGGGTGGGTAAGCGCATCACACTCGGCCTGCCACTGGGGCTTGGTAAACCCATACGTTTTGCCAATGCTCTCTACCAGCGTGCCAAGGACGATCCGTCCATAGAGCTTCACATTGTCACGGCGCTATCCCTGACCGCGCCCGGTGGCAGTTCATCGCTGGAAAAGCGTTTCATGGGCCCGTTCGCCGAGCGCTTGTACGGGCGGATTCCGGAACTTGATTACGCACGGGACGTGATTGGTCAGCGCTTGCCCGAGAACGTGCGGGTATCCGAGTTTTTCTTCAAGGCCGGGTCCTTCCTGAATAACAAGGACCAACAGCGCAATTATGTCTGCACCAATTACACCCACGCAGTGCGCGACCTTATGGCGCTGGGCGTCAACGTCGTGGGCCAGATGGTGGCTCCGGCGACTGAGCCGGATCAGAAAGGCTACGTTAGCCTGAGCTGCAACCCGGACCTGAGCCTGGACTTGCTGCCCCTATTACGGGCGCGGGAAGCGGCCGGAACCCCCGTGGCGTTGGTGGCAGAGACCAACAGCTATTTGCCCTTTCTCGGCAATGACGCCGCCGTCGAGACGGGCCAGTTTGATATCGTCCTGGAGCATGCCGCCTCCGACTACCCCCTGTTTTCGGCACCGCAAATGTCGGTCAGCCCGGAGGATCACCTTATCGGGTTCTACGCCAGTGCGTTGCTCCGGGATGGAGGGACCCTGCAGGTGGGGATTGGCTCGCTGGGCGCGGCGTTGGTTCACAGCGCGATTCTGCGGCATCGTCACAACGAGCATTGGAAGCAGGTGTTTGATCACCTGAAGGTGGCAGACCGCTTCCCGGTGGTTTCCGAGTACGGTGGCACGGATGTCTTCGAGGAGGGACTCTACGGCTGCAGTGAAATGATGGTGGATGGTTTTATTTACCTCATGGAGGCGGGTGTCCTGACCCGCGAGGTGTTTGATCATGCCGGACTGCAAACATTGATAAACCGGGGCGAACTTACTCACAGTGTTTCTCTCGACACCCTTGATGTCCTGCGGCGGGAACAGTTGATCGACTCGCCGTTACGGGCCAGGGACGTGCAGTGGCTGTGTCGTTACGGCATCCTGAATCCGGAGGTCGAGTTCAAAGGCGGGCGGTTGCGTGTTGGCGAGCAATCCCTGGATCCGGATCTCGACAGTGAGGAGGCGAGAAGCGCCATTGAGTCGTTGGCCCTGGGAAAGTCACTGACCGGAGGGATTGTGGTGCATGGTGGCTTCTTCGTCGGCCCCGAAGCCTTCTATCAGCGGTTGCGGGACCTGGCGCCGCGCGACCGCCAACGCATCTGCATGACCAGCGTCAACTACATCAACCACTTATATGACCACGCGTTCGGCAACCAGCGTCTGAAAGCTGCACAGAGGGTGCATGGCCGGTTTATCAACTCGGCGATGATGCATACGCTAAGCGGTGCGGCCGTGTCCGATGGGCTGGACGACGGCCGTGTGGTCAGCGGTGTTGGCGGCCAGTACAATTTTGTCGCCATGGCCCACGAGCTGCCGGGCGCGCGGTCTATCCTGACCCTGCGCAGCACCCGTAAGTCCGGTGGGGAAACACTGTCCAACATTGTCTTCAGTTACGGGCACTGCACCATTCCCCGTCATCTTCGCGACATAGTCATCACCGAGTACGGTATTGCGGATCTGAGGGGTCAGTCCGACGAGCAGGTATACCTGCAACTGATCCGCATTGCAGATTCCCGTTTCCAGGCCGATTTGCTCAAGCAGGCCCAGAAAGCGGGAAAAGTGGATGCTTCGTTTCGTCTGCCTGAGCACTGGTGCAATAACACGCCGGAGGCGGTTGGAGAGGCTGTAAAGATCGCCGGAGACACGGATATGTTTCCAGCATTCCCGTTCGGGCGGGACTTTACCGATGAAGAACTCCGGCTGGGCAAGGCTTTACAAACTCTGAAGGCCGCAACGGCGACTCGTCGTGGTAAACTGTTGACTTTGTGGCGCGCCGTTAAGGCAAACGACGACGACAATCGCTACCAGCCGTTGCTGGAGCGCATGAGCCTGGATAAACCCCGGAGCCTGAAGGCGAGACTGGACCGGCGCCTGGTTATCCATGGCCTGAATCTGACTGATACACCCCCGAATACAGGAAACACAAACGCCTGA
- a CDS encoding GNAT family N-acetyltransferase has translation MNAQTARLSRSARQLKTVITQQPDLVESAQKLRYRVFSEEYGSDLGATVPGIDADEFDRFCDHLIVTDENTGELVATTRVLHHSQAVEAGGFYSEGEFELSSLYQLPGTVAELGRTCVHPDYRNGATISLLWASVAEYLVSRNVDYLIGCASIGMSDGGLKAWRIARYLQREFLAGEEYRVTPLRALPHLTHTVSEDRPVDVPALIKAYMRLGARVCGEPCWDPDFRCADLLVVLDVNNLASRYSRHFMRKQVR, from the coding sequence ATGAACGCCCAGACTGCCCGCCTGTCACGCTCGGCCCGACAGCTTAAAACCGTCATCACCCAACAGCCGGATCTCGTTGAATCCGCCCAAAAACTGCGCTATCGGGTTTTTTCGGAAGAGTATGGTTCTGACCTGGGAGCTACCGTCCCTGGCATTGACGCGGACGAGTTTGACCGATTCTGCGATCACCTGATCGTCACCGACGAGAATACTGGTGAATTGGTGGCCACAACACGAGTGCTTCACCACAGTCAGGCCGTGGAAGCCGGTGGTTTCTATTCAGAAGGTGAGTTTGAACTCTCATCCCTTTACCAACTCCCCGGGACCGTCGCCGAGCTTGGGAGAACCTGTGTGCACCCAGACTATCGTAACGGCGCGACCATCAGCCTGTTGTGGGCGTCCGTTGCGGAATACCTCGTATCGCGAAACGTGGACTACCTGATTGGCTGTGCCAGTATCGGTATGTCGGATGGCGGCTTGAAAGCCTGGCGCATAGCCCGCTACCTGCAGCGCGAATTCCTGGCTGGCGAGGAATACCGGGTAACCCCGTTGCGGGCGCTGCCGCACCTGACCCACACTGTCAGCGAGGATCGCCCGGTGGACGTTCCCGCGCTGATCAAGGCCTACATGCGCCTCGGAGCCCGCGTCTGCGGCGAACCCTGCTGGGACCCGGACTTCCGTTGCGCGGACCTGTTGGTGGTACTGGATGTCAACAACCTGGCCAGTCGCTACAGCCGACATTTCATGCGCAAACAGGTCCGGTAA
- a CDS encoding glycosyltransferase family 4 protein produces MKEETTGNTAMRVTQASGRKHHITIVSETFPPEINGVANTLRHLCLGLMQRGHKVTVIRPRQRHESKGRFEGAGECLFSDEHVVTGLPLPGYSDLRFGMTRPGFLASLWTHQRPDAVYVATQGPLGVAAVAAARRAGIPVSSGFHTNFHAYSRYYGAGFLEKLLCSYGRWFHNRTAITLVPTRKIAQTTHDMGIHPTSVWSRGVDCTRFSPHKRDAALRQQWGLQANDRAVLYVGRLAPEKNLQMAVSCFERIRGLHPCAKFVLVGDGPMRKRLAERHPDYVFAGTRRGEDLARHYASGDIFLFPSKTDTFGNVVTEAMASGLAVVAFDDAAASEHIRHEDNGMKAQLSNDEGFVDHALRLADQPTLMNRIRAQARLDALDLNWAAQVEQFEHLILNQPLRNSYNALHKQSISLL; encoded by the coding sequence ATGAAAGAGGAAACCACAGGTAACACCGCGATGAGAGTCACCCAGGCTTCAGGGCGCAAGCACCACATTACCATTGTTTCGGAGACCTTTCCTCCGGAAATCAATGGTGTGGCGAACACACTCAGGCACCTATGCCTGGGCCTGATGCAACGCGGCCACAAGGTAACGGTCATCCGTCCACGCCAACGCCATGAATCAAAAGGACGATTCGAAGGTGCCGGGGAATGCCTGTTTTCCGACGAGCACGTGGTGACCGGCCTGCCGCTGCCGGGCTACAGTGACTTGAGGTTTGGAATGACCCGGCCGGGTTTCCTGGCCTCACTCTGGACGCATCAACGCCCGGATGCCGTTTACGTTGCCACCCAGGGGCCCCTCGGCGTAGCGGCTGTTGCGGCCGCCAGACGGGCCGGCATCCCGGTCAGTTCCGGCTTCCACACCAACTTCCATGCCTACAGCCGCTACTACGGCGCTGGATTCCTGGAAAAACTGTTGTGCAGCTATGGCCGTTGGTTTCACAACAGAACGGCCATAACTCTGGTGCCAACCCGGAAAATCGCACAGACCACCCATGACATGGGCATTCACCCAACATCGGTCTGGAGTCGCGGCGTTGACTGCACCCGTTTTTCGCCCCACAAACGGGACGCGGCGCTCCGGCAGCAATGGGGACTGCAAGCTAACGACCGGGCGGTACTCTACGTTGGTCGCCTCGCTCCGGAAAAAAACCTTCAGATGGCGGTGTCATGCTTCGAACGTATCCGAGGACTGCACCCCTGCGCGAAGTTCGTACTGGTCGGAGATGGGCCGATGCGCAAGCGCCTTGCCGAACGCCATCCCGATTACGTTTTTGCCGGAACCCGCCGTGGCGAAGATCTGGCCCGGCACTATGCCTCCGGTGACATTTTCCTGTTCCCCAGCAAAACCGACACCTTCGGCAACGTGGTTACTGAAGCCATGGCCAGTGGCCTGGCGGTGGTTGCTTTTGACGATGCCGCCGCCAGCGAACATATCCGCCATGAAGACAACGGTATGAAGGCTCAACTCAGCAACGACGAAGGCTTTGTCGACCATGCCCTGCGCCTGGCTGACCAGCCAACCCTGATGAACAGGATACGGGCACAGGCACGCCTGGACGCACTGGACCTGAATTGGGCCGCACAAGTTGAGCAGTTCGAACACCTGATACTGAACCAGCCACTGAGGAACAGCTACAATGCCCTCCACAAGCAAAGCATCTCGCTTCTTTAA
- the glpK gene encoding glycerol kinase GlpK, with amino-acid sequence MTQHLLAIDQGTTSSRAIIFNASGQAIATAQQEFHQYFPKDGQVEHEAGEIWQSTLAVCREVLESSGLDASTLAGIGITNQRETTVIWDRKTGEPIHRAIVWQDRRTASVCTKLKSDGHEGTVVERTGLLIDPYFSATKIAWILDHVDGARQRAEAGELAFGTVDCWLLWNLTGGRSHKTDATNASRTALFNIHSQQWDDELLTLFRVPRALLPEVLDSAADFGTTDRQWLGASVQVAGIAGDQHAALIGQACFEPGMAKSTYGTGCFLMLNTGEKALRSENRLLTTMAYRLNGKPCYAMEGSIFVAGAAMQWLRDGLKLISHARESSDYASEVGAENPVYLVPAFTGLGAPHWDPHARGAILGLTRDTGIGEIVTAGLQSVCYQTKDLIRAIQNDGASLQALRVDGGMVVNDWVMQFLADILNVPVDRPRVTETTALGAAYLAGLQTGVYQGLDEIAQLWEREHRFEPAMKPALRETLYAGWLDSVERVCNN; translated from the coding sequence ATGACCCAGCACCTGCTCGCCATCGATCAGGGGACCACCAGTTCCCGCGCGATCATTTTCAATGCCTCCGGCCAAGCCATCGCCACAGCGCAACAGGAATTTCACCAGTACTTTCCGAAAGATGGCCAGGTGGAACACGAGGCCGGCGAAATCTGGCAAAGTACATTGGCAGTGTGCCGGGAGGTTCTCGAATCGTCAGGGCTGGATGCTTCGACCCTGGCGGGTATCGGCATTACCAATCAGCGGGAAACCACGGTGATCTGGGACCGGAAAACCGGAGAACCTATTCACCGCGCGATTGTCTGGCAGGATCGGCGCACGGCGTCTGTTTGCACCAAACTCAAATCCGATGGCCATGAAGGCACGGTGGTTGAACGCACCGGTCTCTTGATCGACCCGTATTTCTCCGCCACCAAGATTGCCTGGATACTCGACCATGTCGACGGTGCCCGCCAGAGAGCGGAAGCCGGCGAGCTTGCCTTCGGTACTGTGGACTGCTGGCTGCTCTGGAATCTGACTGGCGGGCGCTCCCACAAGACCGATGCCACCAACGCCTCGCGCACGGCGTTGTTCAATATCCATAGTCAGCAATGGGACGACGAGTTGTTGACCCTCTTCCGGGTTCCCCGGGCGCTGTTGCCGGAGGTGCTCGATTCCGCAGCGGATTTCGGCACCACCGACAGGCAGTGGCTGGGAGCGTCGGTGCAGGTCGCTGGCATCGCGGGCGACCAGCACGCAGCATTGATTGGGCAGGCCTGTTTCGAGCCCGGCATGGCGAAAAGCACCTATGGCACCGGTTGTTTCCTGATGCTGAATACCGGCGAAAAGGCGCTACGCTCCGAAAACCGGTTGCTGACAACCATGGCTTATCGTTTGAATGGCAAACCGTGCTATGCCATGGAAGGCAGCATCTTTGTTGCCGGCGCCGCCATGCAATGGCTCAGGGATGGGTTGAAGCTTATCAGTCACGCCCGTGAATCCTCTGATTACGCCTCGGAGGTGGGGGCGGAAAACCCGGTGTACCTGGTGCCGGCCTTTACCGGACTGGGTGCGCCACATTGGGATCCCCATGCCCGCGGGGCGATTCTCGGCCTTACCCGGGACACTGGAATCGGCGAGATCGTCACCGCCGGCCTGCAATCCGTGTGCTATCAGACCAAGGACCTGATCCGCGCCATCCAGAACGATGGTGCGTCCCTGCAGGCACTGCGGGTGGATGGTGGCATGGTGGTCAACGACTGGGTGATGCAGTTTCTGGCGGATATCCTCAATGTGCCGGTGGACCGCCCCCGCGTGACGGAGACCACGGCTCTGGGGGCGGCCTATCTGGCCGGGCTGCAGACCGGTGTATACCAGGGGCTGGACGAGATAGCACAACTCTGGGAGCGGGAACATCGCTTCGAGCCGGCTATGAAGCCGGCACTGCGGGAGACCCTGTACGCCGGCTGGCTGGATTCCGTGGAGCGGGTTTGTAATAACTGA
- a CDS encoding response regulator, whose amino-acid sequence MDGVEQTNESWRILIVEDDERLAELTREYLESNGLTVALETHGGNAVERIRKEQPDLVVLDLMLPGEDGLSICRRARPFYPGPIIMLTARTDDLDQVLGLEMGADDYIGKPVQPRVLLARIRALLRRVTENGTVAAEEGSGEEPVRLQFNNLVVDRSMREAWLSDDSIDLTSAEFDLLWLLASNAGRVLSREEIFTALRGIEYDGQDRSIDVRVSRIRPKIGDDPIHPRRIKTVRSKGYLFVKEA is encoded by the coding sequence ATGGATGGCGTGGAACAGACGAACGAAAGTTGGCGGATTCTTATAGTCGAAGATGATGAGAGGCTGGCAGAGCTTACCAGGGAGTATCTGGAGAGTAACGGGTTGACTGTCGCCCTCGAAACTCACGGTGGGAACGCGGTGGAGCGCATCCGCAAGGAACAGCCGGATCTGGTCGTGCTTGACCTGATGTTGCCGGGTGAGGATGGGCTATCCATATGCAGGCGTGCGCGGCCTTTCTATCCAGGCCCGATTATCATGCTCACTGCCCGCACGGACGATCTGGACCAGGTGCTCGGCCTGGAAATGGGTGCCGACGATTACATCGGCAAGCCGGTTCAGCCGAGGGTGTTGCTGGCGAGAATCCGCGCCTTGCTGAGGCGGGTTACCGAGAATGGTACGGTGGCTGCGGAAGAGGGTAGCGGTGAAGAACCGGTCAGACTGCAGTTCAACAACCTGGTGGTAGACAGGTCGATGCGTGAGGCGTGGTTGAGCGATGACAGCATTGATCTCACCAGCGCTGAATTCGACCTGCTCTGGCTATTGGCAAGCAATGCCGGCCGAGTGCTCAGTCGGGAGGAAATTTTCACCGCCCTGAGAGGAATCGAATACGACGGCCAGGATCGTTCGATTGATGTCCGGGTTTCAAGGATACGCCCCAAAATTGGCGACGATCCTATCCACCCGAGGCGCATTAAAACCGTACGCAGCAAAGGCTACCTGTTCGTAAAGGAAGCCTGA
- a CDS encoding ATP-binding protein has protein sequence MPFKFFLKLYARLIGLTFLILLFCAALFLGVNSVREQYWQERFSEPLLRWLVATPYPQQQYPWLESFYDFRVTPPGNLAVSDVIMERLSYGQVVATDTSIGQQVMVRNDSDGIIDLRFRDIYSDIAEATALIARLHLDDMSSDGREGAMSQLSDTLGIELLPVRDQAELPDSEVLERVSERGISLYHHPSRDRAQVLIRLEDGTLVDMAMPAPFSPWAWPVMLLLLAVAGSVLALALYLALRDVDSNLRAVESVAIRIARGEMGARVDAGDSRLVSRLAAAFNSMAEHIQRLVGVQREMIHAVSHELRTPVARIRFGVQMIESANSPEALQKQLDGIDGDIQELDELIDEILTYARLEQGGPVFALQEKSVSDIVRQVVSEQQMIRPDHTIEADIDDESERWSLSDVEPRYLHRAVQNLVGNAARYAAGRVKVHCQFDEDNCRIDVEDDGPGIPEEDWEKVFTAFARLDDSRTRTSGGYGLGLSIVRRILYWHGGQAFVSRSDELGGARFSLVWPRKKPVEHTL, from the coding sequence ATGCCCTTCAAGTTTTTTCTCAAGCTTTACGCCCGGCTGATTGGTCTTACCTTTCTGATTCTCCTGTTTTGCGCCGCATTGTTCCTGGGTGTGAATTCCGTCAGGGAGCAGTACTGGCAGGAGCGTTTTTCCGAACCGCTGTTGCGCTGGCTTGTTGCGACACCATACCCCCAGCAGCAGTACCCCTGGCTTGAGTCCTTCTACGATTTCCGGGTGACGCCGCCCGGTAACCTGGCGGTATCCGATGTCATCATGGAGCGCCTTTCCTACGGTCAGGTGGTGGCGACGGACACCAGTATTGGCCAGCAGGTCATGGTCCGTAACGATAGCGATGGGATCATCGACCTGCGATTCCGGGACATCTATAGCGACATTGCCGAGGCCACCGCTCTCATCGCGCGCCTCCACCTTGATGACATGTCTTCGGACGGTCGGGAAGGTGCCATGTCGCAGCTATCCGATACGCTCGGGATAGAGTTGCTGCCGGTTCGGGATCAGGCTGAACTCCCGGATTCCGAGGTTCTGGAGCGAGTCTCCGAACGGGGCATTTCGCTGTACCATCACCCCTCCCGGGATCGGGCCCAGGTGTTGATCCGTCTGGAAGACGGCACTCTCGTGGACATGGCCATGCCTGCGCCCTTCAGTCCCTGGGCGTGGCCGGTAATGCTGCTATTGCTTGCAGTGGCGGGAAGTGTTCTCGCACTGGCCCTCTATCTGGCGTTACGGGATGTGGACAGCAATCTCCGGGCCGTGGAGTCGGTGGCAATCCGTATAGCCCGGGGAGAGATGGGGGCGCGGGTGGATGCCGGCGACAGTCGCCTTGTGTCCCGGCTGGCCGCTGCCTTCAATAGTATGGCGGAGCATATCCAGCGGCTCGTCGGGGTTCAGCGGGAAATGATCCACGCGGTTTCTCATGAACTGAGAACACCGGTTGCCCGTATTCGATTCGGTGTCCAGATGATCGAAAGCGCCAACTCTCCAGAGGCGCTCCAGAAGCAGCTTGACGGCATTGACGGCGACATCCAGGAGCTTGATGAGCTGATCGATGAAATCCTGACCTACGCCCGGTTGGAGCAGGGTGGCCCTGTATTTGCGCTTCAGGAGAAGTCGGTGAGTGATATCGTTCGCCAGGTGGTGAGCGAGCAGCAGATGATCCGCCCGGACCACACCATCGAGGCAGACATTGACGATGAATCCGAGCGCTGGTCGCTGTCCGACGTGGAGCCGCGGTATCTGCACCGGGCGGTTCAGAATCTGGTAGGAAATGCTGCCCGCTACGCGGCCGGCCGCGTGAAAGTCCACTGCCAGTTTGATGAGGATAATTGCCGCATCGACGTGGAGGACGACGGCCCCGGTATCCCCGAAGAGGATTGGGAAAAAGTGTTTACTGCGTTTGCACGCCTCGATGACAGCCGTACCCGAACCTCGGGCGGTTATGGCCTTGGCCTCTCCATTGTCAGGAGGATCCTCTACTGGCATGGCGGGCAGGCGTTTGTCAGTCGCAGCGACGAGTTGGGCGGAGCCCGCTTCAGTCTGGTCTGGCCTCGCAAGAAGCCGGTAGAGCACACTCTCTAA
- a CDS encoding peptidylprolyl isomerase — translation MQKPAVLTVHYVLKNKLGELVDTSEGSEPLHFLEGSPEIIEGIQKAVKDRNVGDCLEVTVPPAMAYGEHNPELIRKVPRSMFEGVENLHVGMKFQTNTGDTAQVVQVVSIDGNLVRVDANHPLAGFTLYFDLEIIGKREATEEEINAGHPLS, via the coding sequence ATGCAAAAACCTGCTGTATTAACCGTCCATTATGTCCTCAAGAACAAGCTCGGTGAGCTCGTTGACACCTCCGAGGGCAGTGAGCCACTTCATTTCCTGGAGGGCAGCCCGGAAATCATCGAAGGCATCCAGAAAGCGGTGAAAGACCGTAATGTCGGCGATTGCCTGGAAGTGACCGTGCCGCCGGCCATGGCGTACGGAGAGCATAATCCGGAACTGATCCGCAAAGTGCCCCGCTCCATGTTCGAGGGGGTGGAGAATCTGCACGTGGGGATGAAGTTCCAGACCAATACCGGCGACACGGCCCAGGTGGTGCAGGTGGTGAGTATTGATGGCAATCTGGTGCGCGTGGATGCCAATCATCCGCTGGCGGGTTTTACCCTGTACTTTGATCTGGAGATCATCGGTAAGCGTGAAGCCACGGAAGAGGAAATCAACGCTGGCCATCCGCTGAGCTGA